One segment of Setaria viridis chromosome 4, Setaria_viridis_v4.0, whole genome shotgun sequence DNA contains the following:
- the LOC117853231 gene encoding GDSL esterase/lipase At5g55050 isoform X2, producing the protein MQGLVVCLALSVQVLVAEAAGLLRGPPAMYVLGDSILDVGNNNYLPGADVFRANRPYYGIDFPGRIPTGRFSNGFNTADYIESMGLVRGPPPYLSLAPNNLSLVLAALTAGVSYASAGAGILDSTNSGKCIPLSRQLEYFNATRAKMLAAAGSPAVTALLSKSIFLVTFGSNDLFVFAAAEQASNRSEAEQQSDAATLFADLFSKYSAAITELYAMGARKFAIINLGVLGCVPAVRVLDAAESCSAGLNQLAAGFDDALRSLLAGLAPRLPGMVYSLADSFGLTQDTFADPEASGYTDIAGACCGSGRLLAEADCMPNSTLCAADRDQHVFWDRYHPSQRASLLTAQAFYDGPPKYTEPINFMQLAQST; encoded by the exons ATGCAGGGTCTTGTGGTGTGCCTTGCGCTATCCGTGCAAGTGCTAGTTGCCGaggccgccggcctcctccgcgggCCGCCGGCGATGTACGTGCTCGGGGACTCGATCCTGGATGTCGGCAACAACAACTACCTGCCGGGGGCGGACGTTTTCAGAGCCAACAGGCCCTACTACGGCATCGACTTCCCCGGCAGGATTCCTACCGGGAGGTTCAGCAATGGCTTCAACACCGCTGACTACATCG AGAGCATGGGGTTGGTGCGTGGCCCTCCTCCTTACCTCTCGCTGGCACCCAACAACTTGAGCCTTGTTCTGGCCGCTCTCACCGCTGGTGTCAGCTATGCTTCCGCAGGTGCTGGCATCCTCGACTCCACG AATTCGGGCAAGTGCATCCCGTTATCCAGGCAGCTGGAGTACTTCAACGCCACCAGGGCTAAGATGCTCGCCGCGGCGGGCTCCCCGGCGGTGACCGCCCTGCTCTCCAAGTCCATCTTCCTCGTCACCTTCGGCAGCAACGACCTGTTCGTGTTCGCGGCCGCGGAGCAGGCAAGCAACAGGTCGGAGGCCGAACAGCAGAGCGACGCCGCCACGCTCTTCGCCGACCTATTCTCAAAATACTCGGCCGCCATCACG GAGCTGTACGCGATGGGCGCCAGGAAATTTGCCATCATCAACTTGGGAGTACTCGGGTGCGTGCCGGCGGTGCGGGTGCTCGACGCGGCGGAATCGTGCTCCGCCGGCCTAAACCAGCTCGCCGCAGGCTTCGACGACGCGCTCCGGTCACTGCTCGCCGGCCTCGCCCCCAGGCTGCCGGGCATGGTCTACTCCCTCGCCGACTCCTTCGGCCTCACGCAGGACACCTTCGCGGACCCGGAGGCGTCGGGGTACACCGACATCGCCGGCGCGTGCTGCGGCAGCGGGCGGCTGCTAGCCGAGGCGGACTGCATGCCCAACTCTACGCTCTGCGCCGCCGACCGCGACCAGCACGTCTTCTGGGACCGCTACCACCCTTCCCAGCGGGCGTCCCTTCTCACGGCCCAGGCATTCTACGACGGGCCGCCCAAGTACACTGAGCCCATAAATTTCATGCAGCTGGCCCAGTCCACCTAA
- the LOC117853231 gene encoding GDSL esterase/lipase At5g55050 isoform X1, protein MQGLVVCLALSVQVLVAEAAGLLRGPPAMYVLGDSILDVGNNNYLPGADVFRANRPYYGIDFPGRIPTGRFSNGFNTADYIAESMGLVRGPPPYLSLAPNNLSLVLAALTAGVSYASAGAGILDSTNSGKCIPLSRQLEYFNATRAKMLAAAGSPAVTALLSKSIFLVTFGSNDLFVFAAAEQASNRSEAEQQSDAATLFADLFSKYSAAITELYAMGARKFAIINLGVLGCVPAVRVLDAAESCSAGLNQLAAGFDDALRSLLAGLAPRLPGMVYSLADSFGLTQDTFADPEASGYTDIAGACCGSGRLLAEADCMPNSTLCAADRDQHVFWDRYHPSQRASLLTAQAFYDGPPKYTEPINFMQLAQST, encoded by the exons ATGCAGGGTCTTGTGGTGTGCCTTGCGCTATCCGTGCAAGTGCTAGTTGCCGaggccgccggcctcctccgcgggCCGCCGGCGATGTACGTGCTCGGGGACTCGATCCTGGATGTCGGCAACAACAACTACCTGCCGGGGGCGGACGTTTTCAGAGCCAACAGGCCCTACTACGGCATCGACTTCCCCGGCAGGATTCCTACCGGGAGGTTCAGCAATGGCTTCAACACCGCTGACTACATCG CAGAGAGCATGGGGTTGGTGCGTGGCCCTCCTCCTTACCTCTCGCTGGCACCCAACAACTTGAGCCTTGTTCTGGCCGCTCTCACCGCTGGTGTCAGCTATGCTTCCGCAGGTGCTGGCATCCTCGACTCCACG AATTCGGGCAAGTGCATCCCGTTATCCAGGCAGCTGGAGTACTTCAACGCCACCAGGGCTAAGATGCTCGCCGCGGCGGGCTCCCCGGCGGTGACCGCCCTGCTCTCCAAGTCCATCTTCCTCGTCACCTTCGGCAGCAACGACCTGTTCGTGTTCGCGGCCGCGGAGCAGGCAAGCAACAGGTCGGAGGCCGAACAGCAGAGCGACGCCGCCACGCTCTTCGCCGACCTATTCTCAAAATACTCGGCCGCCATCACG GAGCTGTACGCGATGGGCGCCAGGAAATTTGCCATCATCAACTTGGGAGTACTCGGGTGCGTGCCGGCGGTGCGGGTGCTCGACGCGGCGGAATCGTGCTCCGCCGGCCTAAACCAGCTCGCCGCAGGCTTCGACGACGCGCTCCGGTCACTGCTCGCCGGCCTCGCCCCCAGGCTGCCGGGCATGGTCTACTCCCTCGCCGACTCCTTCGGCCTCACGCAGGACACCTTCGCGGACCCGGAGGCGTCGGGGTACACCGACATCGCCGGCGCGTGCTGCGGCAGCGGGCGGCTGCTAGCCGAGGCGGACTGCATGCCCAACTCTACGCTCTGCGCCGCCGACCGCGACCAGCACGTCTTCTGGGACCGCTACCACCCTTCCCAGCGGGCGTCCCTTCTCACGGCCCAGGCATTCTACGACGGGCCGCCCAAGTACACTGAGCCCATAAATTTCATGCAGCTGGCCCAGTCCACCTAA
- the LOC117853719 gene encoding GDSL esterase/lipase At5g37690 produces MEGFVLFLVISMEVLGAAAGVLLPPPMYVFGDSLVWLRRAAKKIGLAGSPPPYLALAWSSSLVVSTALTIGGVSYASGGAGILDSTNAGNNIPLSKQVQYFNATRSKMIAAVGSGAVNTLLSRSVVLIGAGGNDLGTFYRSPPEQQSDVATFYGSLMSNYSAAITDLYTLGARKFAITNLGLVGCLPVNGVLDTAGACSDLRNQLGAGFNDAVRNMLADLAARLPGFRYSLGDASGLMVDTFADPPASGFTDVAGECCGGDQRVDCSPNSTVCANRDHYYFWDAVHISQEAAKQRAEAFYDGPAKYTTPINFKQLVWST; encoded by the exons ATGGAGGGTTTTgtgctgttccttgtgatatCCATGGAAGTTCTCGGCGCCGCTGCCGGTgtcctcctgccgccgccgatgtACGTGTTCGGGGATTC ATTGGTGTGGTTACGCCGCGCAGCAAAGAAGATAGGACTCGCCGGTAGCCCTCCGCCTTATCTGGCGCTGGCATGGAGCTCCAGCCTTGTGGTCTCCACTGCACTCACCATTGGTGGTGTGAGCTACGCTTCCGGCGGAGCTGGCATCCTCGACTCCACT AACGCGGGCAACAACATCCCGTTGTCGAAGCAGGTGCAGTACTTCAACGCCACCAGGTCGAAGATGATCGCCGCGGTGGGTTCCGGTGCGGTGAACACTCTGCTCTCCAGGTCCGTCGTGCTCATCGGCGCTGGCGGCAACGACCTGGGCACGTTCTACAGGTCACCTCCGGAGCAGCAGAGCGACGTCGCCACGTTCTACGGCAGCCTCATGTCCAACTACTCGGCCGCCATCACG GATCTGTACACGCTGGGCGCGCGCAAGTTCGCCATCACCAACTTGGGGCTAGTCGGGTGCCTGCCGGTTAACGGGGTGCTCGACACGGCGGGCGCGTGCTCAGACTTGCGGAACCAGCTCGGCGCCGGCTTCAACGACGCCGTCCGGAACATgctcgccgacctcgccgccagGCTGCCGGGATTCCGCTACTCCCTGGGCGATGCCTCGGGCCTCATGGTGGACACCTTCGCCGACCCACCGGCGTCAGGGTTCACGGACGTCGCTGGCGAGTGCTGCGGCGGCGATCAGCGGGTGGACTGCTCGCCTAACTCCACCGTCTGCGCCAACCGCGACCACTACTACTTCTGGGACGCGGTGCACATTTCCCAGGAGGCCGCCAAGCAAAGAGCTGAGGCCTTCTACGACGGCCCGGCCAAGTACACCACGCCCATCAACTTCAAGCAGCTGGTCTGGTCCACATGA
- the LOC117852043 gene encoding GDSL esterase/lipase At5g55050, protein MIMGSNTLMAMEGFVVCLVISREVLGAAAAAVLQPPPPMYVFGDSYLDVGNNNYLSGPNVPRVNRPYYGIDFPGFPTGRFSNGYNTADYIAKKIGLAAGSPPPYLSVAWSSSLVVSTALTIGMSYASGGAGILDSTNAGDNIPLSKQVQYFNATRSKMVAAVGSGAVDTLLSRSVVLIGAGGNDLSAFANAQQQSDAAAFYGSLMSNYSAAITDLYTLGARNFAITNVALAGCLPVARVLDAAGSCSDYRNYLADRFHDALRSLLADLAARLPGFLYSLADSFALMVDTFYDPQASSGFTDVASACYGGGRLGAEAECSLNSTICANRDQHYFWDNVHITQQAAKQRAQAFYDGPAKYTTPINFKQLVQMTAA, encoded by the exons ATGATCATGGGCTCTAATACGTTGATGGCCATGGAGGGTTTTGTGGTGTGCCTTGTGATATCCAGGGAAGTTctcggtgctgctgctgccgccgtcctccagccgccgccgccgatgtaTGTGTTCGGGGACTCGTACCTCGACGTCGGGAACAACAACTACCTGTCGGGGCCGAATGTTCCTAGGGTCAACAGGCCCTACTACGGCATCGACTTCCCGGGCTTTCCCACCGGAAGGTTCAGCAATGGGTACAACACCGCTGACTACATCG CGAAGAAGATAGGACTCGCCGCCGGTAGCCCTCCGCCTTATCTGTCGGTGGCATGGAGCTCCAGCCTTGTGGTCTCCACCGCCCTCACCATTGGTATGAGCTACGCTTCCGGCGGAGCTGGCATCCTCGACTCCACT AACGCGGGCGACAACATCCCGTTGTCGAAGCAGGTGCAGTACTTCAACGCCACCAGGTCGAAGATGGTCGCCGCTGTGGGCTCCGGCGCGGTGGACACCCTGCTCTCCAGGTCCGTCGTCCTCATCGGCGCTGGCGGCAACGACCTGTCCGCGTTCGCCAACGCGCAGCAGCAGAGCGACGCCGCCGCGTTCTACGGCAGCCTCATGTCCAACTACTCGGCCGCCATCACG GATCTGTACACGCTGGGGGCGCGCAACTTTGCCATCACCAACGTCGCGCTAGCCGGGTGTCTGCCGGTTGCACGGGTCCTCGACGCTGCGGGCTCGTGCTCAGACTACCGGAACTATCTCGCCGACCGCTTCCACGACGCCCTCCGGTCCCTgctcgccgacctcgccgccagGCTGCCGGGCTTCCTCTACTCTCTCGCCGACTCCTTCGCCCTCATGGTGGACACCTTCTACGACCCACAGGCGTCGTCGGGGTTCACGGACGTCGCCAGCGCGTGctacggcggcgggcggctgggCGCGGAGGCGGAATGCTCGCTCAACTCCACCATCTGCGCCAACCGCGACCAGCACTACTTCTGGGACAACGTGCACATTACCCAGCAGGCTGCCAAGCAAAGAGCTCAGGCCTTCTACGACGGCCCGGCCAAGTACACCACGCCCATCAACTTCAAGCAGCTCGTCCAGATGACCGCTGCATGA
- the LOC117852044 gene encoding GDSL esterase/lipase At4g16230 yields the protein MGDGLVLCLLVVSMQVLVPVVVGSRRPPAIYVFGDSTLDVGNNNYLPGKDVARANRSPYGVDFPGVPTGRFSNGYNTADYVARSIGFVSSPPPYLSLAKSSSLLVLTALTAGVSYASGDAGILDSTNPGKTISLSRQVHYFNATKSKMASTLGSRAVNAMLSRSIFLVGVGSNDLFVFAAAQQNRSAAERQSDDVAAFYASVVSSYSATIQELYKLGARRFAVINVAVLCLFL from the exons ATGGGCGATGGTCTTGTGCTCTGCCTGCTTGTGGTATCGATGCAAGTGCTGGTTCCCGTCGTCGTCGGCAGCCGACGGCCGCCGGCGATCTACGTGTTCGGGGACTCGACGCTGGACGTGGGCAACAACAACTACCTGCCGGGGAAGGACGTCGCCAGGGCCAACCGGTCTCCCTACGGCGTCGACTTCCCCGGAGTTCCCACCGGAAGGTTCAGCAACGGCTATAACACAGCTGACTACGTTG CAAGGAGCATAGGTTTTGTGAGTAGCCCTCCGCCTTACCTGTCGCTGGCAAAGAGCTCCAGCCTTCTTGTCCTCACCGCTCTCACCGCTGGCGTCAGCTACGCTTCCGGAGACGCTGGCATCCTCGACTCCACT AACCCCGGCAAAACCATCTCGTTGTCGAGGCAGGTGCACTACTTCAATGCTACCAAGTCCAAGATGGCCTCCACGCTGGGCTCCCGCGCGGTGAACGCCATGCTCTCCAGGTCCATCttcctcgtcggcgtcggcagCAACGACCTCTTCGTGTTCGCGGCCGCGCAGCAGAACAGGTCGGCCGCGGAGCGGCAGAGCGACGACGTCGCCGCGTTCTACGCCAGCGTCGTCTCCAGCTACTCGGCCACCAttcaggagctctacaagctgGGCGCCAGGAGGTTCGCCGTCATCAACGTGGCCGTGCTTTGTTTGTTTTTGTAG